One part of the Acidimicrobiales bacterium genome encodes these proteins:
- a CDS encoding chemotaxis protein CheW, with amino-acid sequence MRQLVRFRTSAGSYAVPVEHAREVRSGDGLRPLPSPRAGVAGVVSRGDDAVPVLDSLGGGGGHILMLEAGNNVFGLLVEQVTGVESFGDDAVAPPPPGQDDAVIAGVVQEGDVMVLVVDVPVLAQSLRS; translated from the coding sequence ATGAGACAACTCGTTCGGTTCCGCACCAGTGCGGGGAGTTATGCGGTGCCGGTCGAGCACGCCCGGGAAGTCCGCTCGGGCGACGGCCTGCGGCCGCTCCCCTCGCCCCGCGCCGGCGTGGCGGGAGTCGTCTCGCGGGGCGACGATGCCGTGCCCGTCCTCGACAGCCTGGGCGGGGGAGGCGGCCACATCCTCATGCTGGAAGCGGGCAATAACGTGTTCGGGCTGTTGGTCGAGCAGGTGACGGGGGTGGAGTCGTTCGGCGACGACGCCGTGGCGCCGCCGCCGCCTGGCCAGGACGATGCAGTCATCGCGGGAGTCGTACAGGAGGGGGATGTCATGGTGCTGGTCGTCGACGTACCGGTGCTCGCCCAAAGCCTGCGGTCGTGA